CGGAAGAATATTTCTTTACAGGAACTCTAATGAAATCATTCAGTTCGGCGAATTCAATGATATCATTAACCAATCTCTTAACATCATGGATACTCAGGCCAAGGATGGTGCCATTCATATAGATGTTTTCAATCCCATTCAAATCTGGATGAAATCCGGCTCCTAATTCAATCAATGGCGCAACACGACCGCATACATCTACATCTCCCAGAGTCGGAAAAGTAATATTTGAAACCAGCTTGAGCAGAGTGCTTTTCCCTGACCCATTGGAACCGCAGAGCCCGACGCATTCGCCTCGGCGAATGGTCAGATCGAGATCTTGCAAAGCCCAGAACTCACCATCTTTAAGGCCTAGTCTCCTCCTGAAACCTTTTTTAAATAAACCTGCCAAATGTTCGCGCAGATTGTTTTCAAAAGAAGCATTACGCGAATACCTTTTAAAAACATGACTAAAGCGAATCACAACGTCAGATGACATCAGCAAAGGCCCTTTCAATGCGGATAAAAATTTTACAAACAAGCCAATAGAACACACCCACAAGAATAGCCTCTACCAAAAACTGCCACCAAACGACCGATCTCCCCTCAATAGTGACACGCCGCATATTTTCAACGATAAAAGTCAGAGGATTTAGAAAAAGAATCAACTTCCACCTCGTTTGAACTTGGTCAATAGAATAAATCACTGGTGTAGCAAAAAAAAGAAACTGGATAATAAAATTAGATGCCAGCTTAACATCACGGTAATATACATTAAGCGCAGCCAACAAATAACCAAAAGAAGTGGTAAATACGACCAAAATAATCACAAGTGGAATGACCCACAGAAAATTCCATGTAACAGGTGTACCGTAAATCATGATTAACACCAAATAGACAGCGAAACCAATCAGGTAGTCGATAAAGTTAATCGCAACCCCGGACAAGGGTATAATTTCTCGGGGAAAATAGATTTTGGTAATCAAATTAAAATGCGCCACAAGACAGTTAACTGCATGGTTTGTTGAACCGGCAAAAAACGTCCAGGGCAAAATGCCTGCGAAGAAAAAGAGCGGATAAGGGTAGCCTTTCCCCTTCATCTGGAGGATTACACCAAAAACAAAAACGAACAACAGCATCATGCTCAGAGGTTGCAGAATTGCCCAAAGAACACCGATAAAGCTCTGGCGATAGCGAATCAAAAATTCGCGCCAGATAAAAACCAGCAGAAGATCCCTGTATTTAAGCAAACGTTTCAGCAGCATTATTGATCTACTACACCTGTTGAAAA
This genomic stretch from Gammaproteobacteria bacterium harbors:
- a CDS encoding ABC transporter ATP-binding protein; this translates as MSSDVVIRFSHVFKRYSRNASFENNLREHLAGLFKKGFRRRLGLKDGEFWALQDLDLTIRRGECVGLCGSNGSGKSTLLKLVSNITFPTLGDVDVCGRVAPLIELGAGFHPDLNGIENIYMNGTILGLSIHDVKRLVNDIIEFAELNDFIRVPVKKYSSGMVLRLAFSIAIHSPADVYLFDEVLAVGDEAFRDKCKEK
- a CDS encoding ABC transporter permease; the encoded protein is MLLKRLLKYRDLLLVFIWREFLIRYRQSFIGVLWAILQPLSMMLLFVFVFGVILQMKGKGYPYPLFFFAGILPWTFFAGSTNHAVNCLVAHFNLITKIYFPREIIPLSGVAINFIDYLIGFAVYLVLIMIYGTPVTWNFLWVIPLVIILVVFTTSFGYLLAALNVYYRDVKLASNFIIQFLFFATPVIYSIDQVQTRWKLILFLNPLTFIVENMRRVTIEGRSVVWWQFLVEAILVGVFYWLVCKIFIRIERAFADVI